One genomic window of Candidatus Poribacteria bacterium includes the following:
- a CDS encoding zinc-binding dehydrogenase → MLTVQMLGNEKVAVRELPDPEPEGSLVVVKIMASAICGSELGAYRRPNSMEHNSGHEASGIVWKTDNPKYLKEGDRVVLFAQSHCGRCEHCRAGYWILCQNPSPRRYPGNHSQYVLLDEELCLPLPDDISFEVGALLGDGIGTPYHAIRRLGINALDTVLICGQGPIGLSATLICRFLNAQVIAVDINDYRLELAKSIGADYTFNPQRDDVLEAVREITDGLGVDKAIDCTGKAEGELLALNAVKRRGKMAFIGENSIGVTINPSAQLIRKDLDVIGSWYFNASEYDDMIKIVRRGVPIERLITHRFPITEAQKAFETFASGKAAKVLIKPWG, encoded by the coding sequence ATGTTAACAGTTCAGATGTTGGGCAATGAGAAGGTGGCCGTGAGAGAGCTCCCCGATCCTGAACCTGAGGGGAGCTTAGTTGTTGTCAAGATAATGGCCTCAGCCATATGCGGTAGCGAGTTGGGAGCATATAGGAGGCCTAATTCCATGGAGCATAACTCCGGTCACGAGGCCTCCGGGATCGTCTGGAAGACCGATAACCCCAAATACCTCAAGGAAGGCGACAGAGTTGTGCTGTTCGCCCAATCTCACTGCGGCAGATGCGAACATTGTCGGGCCGGATATTGGATCCTCTGCCAGAATCCCTCCCCACGCCGCTATCCGGGGAACCACTCACAATATGTGCTCCTGGATGAGGAGCTATGTCTGCCATTGCCGGATGACATATCCTTCGAGGTGGGCGCGCTGCTGGGAGATGGGATCGGAACCCCTTATCACGCCATAAGGAGGTTAGGGATCAACGCACTGGACACCGTCCTGATATGCGGTCAGGGACCGATAGGACTTTCAGCGACTCTGATCTGTAGGTTCTTAAACGCCCAGGTGATAGCAGTTGACATAAACGATTACAGGCTGGAGCTTGCAAAGAGCATCGGTGCCGATTACACCTTTAACCCCCAAAGGGATGATGTGTTGGAAGCGGTCAGGGAGATCACGGATGGATTGGGCGTGGATAAGGCGATAGATTGCACCGGTAAGGCGGAGGGGGAACTTCTGGCATTAAATGCCGTTAAAAGGCGGGGGAAGATGGCCTTCATAGGTGAAAATTCCATTGGCGTCACGATCAACCCCAGCGCCCAGTTGATCCGTAAGGACCTGGATGTGATCGGTTCATGGTATTTCAACGCCTCGGAATACGATGACATGATCAAAATCGTCAGACGTGGCGTGCCGATTGAAAGGCTCATCACTCATCGATTTCCCATAACCGAGGCTCAAAAAGCGTTTGAGACCTTCGCATCGGGCAAGGCGGCGAAAGTTCTCATCAAGCCATGGGGGTAG